One stretch of Microplitis mediator isolate UGA2020A chromosome 9, iyMicMedi2.1, whole genome shotgun sequence DNA includes these proteins:
- the LOC130674314 gene encoding pancreatic lipase-related protein 3-like: MRDNYLSKGDYNVFLVDWDVLADRFYLTAVSNARVVGVFLARFIAAMKLEGAEDIHLIGHSLGAHVAAVAADYLSYYRVSRITGLDPAGPFFDSVGEDAILNAEDADFVDVYHTNAKIAGKFITCGHVDFYFNGGKSQPGCGDLNFACYHRRAVHYFAESIVSNDGFWAHPCNLEDLRSYKSGKCSSTLPMILAGEYVVKNSNGTYSVITNAESPFAQGPY; encoded by the coding sequence ATgagagataattatttaagtaaagGGGATTATAATGTTTTCTTGGTGGATTGGGACGTTCTTGCTGATCGTTTTTATCTAACGGCGGTATCCAATGCTAGAGTAGTTGGGGTATTTTTGGCGAGATTTATTGCCGCTATGAAGCTAGAGGGCGCGGAAGATATACATCTAATTGGACACAGTTTAGGTGCTCATGTAGCCGCAGTTGCTGCCGATTACTTGTCCTATTATAGAGTTTCAAGAATCACGGGATTGGATCCAGCTGGGCCATTTTTTGATTCAGTGGGAGAAGACGCAATATTGAACGCTGAAGACGCTGATTTTGTCGACGTCTATCATACCAACGCAAAGATTGCAGGCAAGTTTATTACTTGTGGACACGTTGATTTCTACTTCAATGGCGGAAAAAGCCAACCCGGATGTGGCGATTTGAATTTCGCTTGCTATCATAGAAGAGCTGTGCATTATTTTGCGGAATCTATAGTTTCGAATGATGGTTTTTGGGCCCATCCATGCAATCTAGAGGACCTACGCAGCTACAAATCCGGAAAGTGTTCGTCTACCCTACCAATGATTCTTGCTGGCGAATATGttgttaaaaattcgaatGGTACTTATAGTGTTATTACTAATGCTGAAAGTCCTTTTGCACAAGGACCATACTAG